From one Brevinematia bacterium genomic stretch:
- a CDS encoding methyl-accepting chemotaxis protein translates to MRKPKIGFAFKSSLAVSLVVLSISFVVTYFVLDFLYSLIQTRIINTLKVINKGFKEDYYDYEVLAIREYGEKIISENLDEYENFVDVIEPSLIGFAEDYDIWQTKSPEEFSEFVAGVFYWDGSVVHSRDPSFQDSKFIEFLKKLNLRVGEEDVYIDYERSSGTYLFKLRKGVIGCRVYPEIYNRVWLRSILKEAKIDFYGAISPKNGDLRTNFFEIINEVDEVGIKPEEVYGDLIRKVKNKSFDIVGGVKGGFMEFLIVHDYGQFIFNGVIEVPLRYILPIGIVEMSILVSLPIVLVLFILVLFFTNRVIGRIRALSEKMAELGRSGGDLSYRIEMEVGVREVREVAENINEFLSTVEDIVRRSKGTFKDAEENMRFLSELGDEVVRIKEIVAEQGEVRQMMEEISAMSSEIGTIVEEMLRSFEGIRSNIERQYSMIEEMSGMVEETIMTVNNIGKRVGKVNEVLLSLRDEALRSSAIVRKNVEEVRDVDMFLKNVLEVVDVIKGISSKIEVLSMNAGIEAAHAGEAGRGFAVVAEEMGNLAEDSRRRAVEIERMVRDVITKVKEGMEGVEENGERFVRIAEGVKEVSVFVSEINASMIEVEKTNKVVMGVISNLASYSESIKVAMVEGKSGMEEIVKAVYEVNDATNSLNESFGKVYSVMTNAVDILGRASEKLPIIVNSIKTLSVELNKFKVKEIGSAKGITLAE, encoded by the coding sequence ATGAGAAAGCCCAAGATAGGTTTTGCCTTTAAAAGTAGTCTTGCTGTATCGTTAGTTGTTCTATCTATATCTTTTGTAGTTACATATTTTGTTCTAGATTTTCTATATTCCCTAATCCAAACTAGGATTATAAACACTCTTAAGGTTATAAACAAGGGGTTCAAGGAGGACTACTACGATTATGAGGTTCTAGCCATTAGGGAGTATGGTGAGAAGATTATAAGTGAGAATTTAGACGAGTATGAAAACTTTGTGGATGTTATTGAGCCATCTCTTATAGGCTTTGCGGAGGATTACGATATATGGCAGACTAAAAGTCCAGAGGAGTTTAGTGAGTTTGTTGCTGGGGTTTTTTATTGGGATGGTAGTGTTGTTCACTCAAGAGACCCTTCCTTTCAGGACAGTAAGTTTATAGAGTTTCTTAAGAAGCTGAATCTGAGAGTGGGAGAGGAAGATGTCTATATAGACTATGAACGCTCTAGTGGCACTTACCTTTTCAAACTTAGAAAGGGAGTAATTGGATGTAGGGTGTATCCGGAGATATATAACAGGGTTTGGCTAAGAAGTATACTTAAGGAGGCGAAGATTGATTTTTACGGTGCAATTTCACCGAAGAATGGAGATTTAAGAACCAATTTTTTTGAAATCATAAACGAAGTTGATGAAGTAGGTATAAAGCCAGAGGAGGTGTATGGTGATTTGATTAGGAAAGTTAAGAATAAAAGCTTTGACATTGTAGGTGGAGTAAAGGGTGGGTTTATGGAGTTTTTGATAGTTCACGATTATGGGCAATTTATTTTCAATGGTGTTATTGAGGTACCTTTGAGGTATATATTACCCATAGGTATTGTTGAGATGTCAATACTTGTATCTTTACCTATTGTTCTAGTGTTGTTTATCCTAGTGCTATTTTTCACCAACCGTGTTATTGGGAGGATAAGGGCTTTAAGTGAGAAGATGGCCGAGCTTGGGAGGAGTGGAGGAGATCTCTCGTATAGAATTGAAATGGAGGTAGGTGTAAGGGAGGTTAGAGAGGTTGCTGAAAACATAAACGAATTTCTTTCTACTGTTGAAGATATTGTTAGAAGGAGTAAGGGGACGTTTAAGGATGCTGAGGAGAATATGCGGTTTTTATCTGAGCTTGGAGATGAGGTAGTGAGAATAAAGGAGATTGTAGCAGAGCAAGGAGAAGTAAGACAGATGATGGAAGAGATTAGTGCTATGTCTAGTGAGATTGGGACAATTGTTGAGGAGATGTTACGGTCTTTTGAAGGTATAAGGAGTAATATTGAGAGGCAATACTCAATGATAGAGGAGATGAGTGGTATGGTTGAGGAGACGATAATGACTGTGAATAACATAGGGAAGAGAGTGGGGAAGGTGAATGAGGTGCTTTTGTCTCTTCGTGATGAGGCGCTGAGAAGTAGTGCGATTGTTAGAAAAAATGTTGAGGAGGTAAGGGATGTGGATATGTTTTTGAAGAATGTGTTAGAGGTGGTAGATGTGATAAAGGGGATAAGTAGTAAAATAGAGGTTTTGTCAATGAATGCTGGGATAGAGGCAGCGCATGCGGGTGAAGCTGGAAGAGGTTTTGCAGTTGTAGCAGAGGAGATGGGAAATTTGGCGGAAGATAGTAGGAGGAGAGCTGTGGAGATTGAGAGAATGGTTAGAGATGTGATAACCAAGGTTAAGGAAGGTATGGAAGGCGTAGAAGAAAATGGGGAAAGGTTTGTTAGGATAGCAGAGGGGGTTAAGGAGGTAAGTGTGTTCGTGAGTGAGATAAATGCCAGTATGATTGAAGTAGAAAAGACAAATAAGGTGGTTATGGGAGTGATAAGTAATCTTGCAAGTTATAGCGAGAGTATAAAAGTAGCAATGGTAGAGGGTAAGAGTGGAATGGAGGAAATAGTAAAGGCTGTATATGAAGTAAATGATGCGACGAACAGTCTGAATGAGAGTTTCGGGAAAGTATATAGTGTAATGACTAATGCAGTGGATATATTGGGTAGAGCAAGTGAGAAATTACCTATAATAGTTAACAGTATTAAAACACTTAGTGTTGAGCTGAACAAGTTTAAGGTCAAGGAAATAGGATCTGCAAAAGGAATTACTCTGGCTGAATAG